A region from the Cellvibrio sp. PSBB006 genome encodes:
- the nirD gene encoding nitrite reductase small subunit NirD, translating into MNTMTATSDITRHTQVSDWTSVCEVSDLTPDTGVCALINQKQIAIFHSRRLNEYFAIGNYDPIGEANVLSRGIIGSIGDAVVVASPLYKQHFNLRTGECLEKPEHTVPTYAIRIQDGQVQVHA; encoded by the coding sequence ATGAATACCATGACAGCGACTTCCGACATTACCCGTCACACCCAGGTCTCCGATTGGACCAGCGTGTGCGAGGTCAGCGACCTGACACCGGATACCGGCGTTTGTGCATTGATCAATCAAAAGCAAATCGCCATTTTTCACTCGCGCCGACTGAACGAATACTTCGCCATCGGTAATTACGATCCCATCGGCGAAGCCAACGTCTTGTCGCGCGGCATCATCGGCTCCATCGGCGACGCCGTGGTAGTCGCCTCGCCCTTATATAAGCAGCATTTTAATTTGCGCACCGGTGAGTGCCTGGAAAAGCCCGAGCACACCGTACCAACTTACGCCATCCGCATTCAGGACGGCCAGGTACAAGTACACGCATAA
- a CDS encoding LysR substrate-binding domain-containing protein, whose protein sequence is MRNLNDFYLFVQAVDCQGFAPASRQLGIPKATLSKRVAALEDALGVRLIQRTSRRFVVTDTGKDFYRHAAAMLIEAEAAENIVRGRMAEPNGLVRITASIPTAQLFLAPLLPELAGKYPKLRIDLDATDRFVDVIQEGFDIVVRDHFSPLPNSELVQRQLCVDPVFLVASPAYLDTFGAPKTPQDLIAHHGLLTATSASSWSLTHMTGSKTKVTPISRFMANDTTTLINAASYGLGITCLPRQLCMTELLSGRLVQVLEGWTAGEVTTTLLMPHRRGLLPSVRAVVEFLFQQKDVLLSHGRM, encoded by the coding sequence ATGAGAAACCTCAACGACTTTTATCTTTTTGTTCAGGCGGTGGACTGCCAGGGGTTTGCTCCTGCGTCGCGCCAGCTTGGCATTCCAAAGGCGACCCTCAGCAAACGTGTCGCAGCGCTGGAAGATGCGCTGGGTGTGCGCCTGATTCAACGTACATCGCGCCGTTTTGTTGTGACTGACACTGGCAAGGATTTTTATCGCCACGCGGCCGCAATGTTGATTGAGGCGGAAGCGGCAGAAAATATTGTTCGCGGTCGCATGGCAGAGCCTAACGGATTGGTGCGAATCACCGCGTCTATACCGACAGCGCAACTTTTTCTGGCGCCACTGCTGCCCGAACTTGCGGGAAAATATCCAAAATTGCGCATAGACCTGGACGCGACAGATCGTTTTGTTGATGTGATACAGGAAGGTTTTGATATCGTGGTCCGTGATCATTTTTCACCGCTGCCGAATTCTGAGTTGGTTCAACGACAGCTGTGTGTTGACCCGGTTTTTCTCGTGGCCTCACCTGCCTATCTGGACACATTCGGGGCGCCAAAAACACCTCAAGATCTTATCGCTCATCACGGTTTGCTAACGGCGACATCGGCGTCGAGTTGGTCGCTCACTCATATGACAGGTAGCAAGACGAAGGTCACGCCCATCTCACGTTTTATGGCGAATGACACAACAACACTGATAAACGCGGCGAGCTATGGTTTGGGCATCACCTGCTTGCCGCGCCAATTGTGTATGACTGAACTTTTATCTGGAAGGCTTGTGCAGGTATTGGAGGGATGGACCGCAGGTGAAGTAACCACAACGCTGTTAATGCCCCACCGCAGAGGACTACTTCCGTCCGTGCGTGCCGTGGTGGAATTTCTGTTTCAGCAAAAAGACGTTTTGCTATCCCACGGCCGAATGTAG